Proteins found in one Irregularibacter muris genomic segment:
- a CDS encoding PTS sugar transporter subunit IIB, with translation MKKVIVACGSGVATSQTVASKVKRMLEEKKIRAQVEAVDIKSIGQHLKRCDAYISITGPKNINTDVPIFNGIAFLTGAGMDKEFERLVEVLKK, from the coding sequence ATGAAAAAAGTTATTGTGGCATGTGGATCAGGCGTAGCTACATCCCAAACAGTTGCTTCCAAAGTAAAAAGAATGTTGGAGGAGAAAAAAATTAGAGCCCAGGTAGAAGCAGTAGATATTAAATCCATTGGTCAACATTTAAAACGATGTGATGCATACATTAGCATAACGGGTCCTAAAAATATCAATACAGATGTACCCATTTTTAATGGAATTGCGTTTTTGACGGGAGCAGGTATGGATAAGGAATTTGAAAGGTTGGTAGAAGTTCTTAAAAAATAA
- a CDS encoding PTS sugar transporter subunit IIA, giving the protein MRTDFFSRELTFGDFEAIDSLDLIRKAYPILLEKSKVKPSFLDAILAREIEYPTGLPTVPFGVAIPHGNTEHVIEPCMMLIRPRHPVKFHEMGNDANVIYAHFIVLMCLKEEKSQIGTLSRLMELFMNSEFMNALLGCKDAAEIFELFYSSF; this is encoded by the coding sequence ATGAGAACTGATTTTTTTTCAAGAGAGCTTACCTTTGGTGACTTTGAAGCCATAGATAGTTTAGATTTAATTAGAAAGGCCTATCCAATCCTATTAGAAAAGAGCAAAGTAAAACCATCTTTCTTAGACGCCATTTTAGCTAGGGAAATAGAATATCCTACGGGTTTACCCACTGTTCCATTTGGAGTTGCTATTCCCCATGGGAATACAGAACATGTGATTGAGCCATGTATGATGTTAATTCGGCCCAGACATCCTGTGAAATTTCATGAAATGGGCAATGATGCCAATGTGATCTATGCACATTTCATTGTTTTGATGTGTTTAAAAGAAGAAAAATCACAAATAGGGACCTTATCAAGATTGATGGAGTTATTTATGAATTCAGAATTTATGAATGCTCTACTGGGATGTAAGGATGCTGCAGAAATATTTGAATTATTTTATTCTTCATTTTAA
- a CDS encoding histidine phosphatase family protein gives MGYKKIFLVRHGQTTMNVKGIYQGRVNSDLTSLGIQQTKGVGKYIHSKEIVFKDIYCSTSPRAIDTCKLIIETMGKNAVKTVKYDNRLVEMDFGIFEGQSIELCKTNYPHTYYDLYHHPQDYAPLGDGETVQQVIDRVSHFLSDLKNDEHKDAENVLVVTHGVIIRAIFYCLLHRKIEDFWIDEDIPSSSLTILSKDDNRAYRIDELFITCH, from the coding sequence ATGGGGTATAAAAAGATATTTTTAGTTCGCCATGGACAAACAACGATGAATGTTAAAGGCATTTATCAAGGAAGAGTTAATTCAGATTTAACTTCCCTGGGCATACAACAAACGAAAGGCGTTGGAAAGTATATCCACTCAAAGGAAATTGTTTTTAAGGATATCTATTGTTCAACCTCTCCAAGAGCTATAGACACTTGTAAATTAATCATAGAGACCATGGGAAAGAATGCTGTTAAAACAGTTAAATACGATAATCGATTAGTAGAAATGGATTTTGGAATATTTGAGGGACAATCAATAGAATTGTGTAAAACAAACTATCCACATACTTATTATGATCTTTATCATCATCCACAAGATTATGCTCCTCTTGGTGATGGTGAAACAGTACAACAAGTCATTGATAGGGTTTCCCACTTTTTATCTGATTTGAAGAATGATGAACATAAGGATGCCGAGAATGTTTTGGTAGTGACCCATGGGGTTATTATTAGAGCCATCTTCTATTGTTTGTTGCACAGAAAAATAGAAGATTTTTGGATAGATGAGGATATCCCTTCTTCTTCACTAACCATATTAAGCAAAGATGACAATAGAGCCTATAGAATAGATGAGTTATTTATTACTTGCCATTAA
- a CDS encoding PTS sugar transporter subunit IIA: protein MTISKVISEDCIILNLKVHSKEEVIKKLSERLIKKGAVVDKDRFIQDIYKRENMGPTFAGDYLAMPHGHSHCVVNPAIAIARTTDEISWDNNKNLVRLIILLAIPKDLKREIDIEILKNVTASLGNIRLIKDLLHASTKEEILKHIYSTAK, encoded by the coding sequence ATGACGATTTCTAAGGTTATTAGTGAAGATTGTATCATCTTAAATTTAAAAGTCCATTCCAAAGAAGAGGTTATTAAAAAACTATCAGAGCGTTTAATAAAAAAGGGCGCTGTAGTAGATAAGGACAGATTTATTCAAGATATCTATAAGAGAGAAAATATGGGACCTACTTTCGCGGGAGATTATCTAGCAATGCCCCATGGCCATTCCCATTGCGTAGTTAATCCAGCAATTGCCATTGCTAGAACAACAGATGAAATATCCTGGGACAATAATAAAAACTTAGTAAGATTAATTATACTCTTGGCTATTCCAAAAGATTTAAAAAGAGAAATAGATATAGAGATATTGAAAAATGTAACGGCTTCATTAGGGAATATAAGATTAATAAAAGATTTATTACATGCAAGTACCAAGGAAGAAATTCTGAAACATATTTATAGCACAGCGAAATGA
- a CDS encoding BglG family transcription antiterminator — MNKRQIDLLKELIIEDGYQAIRHFSHILNVSGKTISKDLDEIEKFIHSSGCKIDRKQGIGVKLNYTSSQLEYLNSLLNSIKVSDSDHDLEQRRIEILLNLLIYTNQYTNIQKLSDKYMVSRTSIVNDLNEIQHQLDKYHLKVSKTLKGTKIIGSEINIRKALVSILQEYVEINPKYITKYQDMRHKELRIGEMKVMLKERSISFFENLLNELEKKLKIVIYEPYYMNLLTHLIIMTGRIINGNYINENSALSETVIIEDHELYNSAIYIIKEIEKQFDIQTNKEESIYIYKYLISVRLGYEGHAKEDNNKSNFVHASFTNSLINIVSQMLGISYHLKISLYDRLILHIKPMLNRLKYHIHIKNPLLKDFLLEFEEQFYITKIACYLVCRKFDMKMIKDDEVAYILSYFISENERNLETMKIKTLVVCHSGYGTSQLLTTRLKNTFPNIDVVNVIPSYSVSNIDLNAIDLIISTVNLDIENPYLMTSVFLNHIDKENIKNCIELIQNNKKTPHFCKEGQLVSIETAEMHKDVEEIQKLFDKKELIYLKEQIYVYVKSDLKDLVKRYTLMQDKLETYIFVIYYSNYQYLSSALRKIIE, encoded by the coding sequence ATGAATAAGAGACAAATAGATCTGTTAAAAGAATTGATAATTGAAGATGGCTATCAGGCGATTAGACATTTCTCACATATTTTAAATGTCTCAGGCAAAACCATTTCAAAGGACCTAGATGAAATAGAAAAATTTATACATTCTAGTGGATGCAAAATCGATAGAAAACAAGGGATAGGAGTAAAACTGAATTATACATCATCACAATTAGAGTATTTAAACAGCCTATTGAACAGTATTAAAGTATCTGATAGCGATCATGATTTAGAACAGAGAAGAATTGAGATTTTATTAAATCTTCTCATTTATACAAATCAATACACCAATATACAAAAGCTTTCGGATAAATACATGGTAAGTAGGACATCCATTGTTAATGACTTAAATGAAATTCAACATCAACTAGATAAATATCATTTAAAAGTCTCCAAAACATTAAAAGGAACAAAAATTATAGGCAGTGAAATCAATATTAGGAAAGCTTTGGTCTCTATACTTCAAGAGTATGTGGAAATTAACCCCAAGTATATTACAAAATATCAGGATATGAGACATAAAGAATTAAGGATAGGTGAAATGAAAGTGATGTTAAAGGAGCGGTCTATCTCCTTTTTCGAAAATCTTTTAAATGAATTAGAAAAAAAGCTGAAGATAGTTATCTATGAACCCTATTATATGAATCTGCTTACCCATCTAATTATTATGACAGGTCGAATTATAAACGGGAATTATATCAATGAGAATTCGGCACTCAGTGAAACTGTAATAATAGAGGATCATGAACTGTATAACAGTGCTATTTACATAATAAAAGAAATAGAAAAACAATTTGATATTCAAACAAATAAAGAAGAGTCAATCTATATCTATAAATACTTGATATCAGTAAGATTAGGTTATGAAGGACACGCCAAAGAAGATAATAATAAATCCAATTTTGTACATGCTAGTTTTACAAATTCTTTAATCAATATTGTGTCCCAAATGTTAGGTATAAGTTATCATCTTAAAATTAGTTTATATGATCGGTTGATACTGCATATCAAACCGATGTTAAACAGATTGAAATACCATATTCATATTAAGAATCCTTTGTTAAAGGATTTTTTACTAGAATTTGAAGAACAATTTTATATTACAAAAATTGCCTGCTATTTGGTTTGCCGTAAGTTCGACATGAAGATGATAAAAGATGATGAGGTTGCTTACATTTTATCTTATTTTATATCTGAAAATGAAAGAAATCTTGAAACGATGAAAATAAAAACATTGGTTGTTTGTCATAGTGGCTATGGAACAAGTCAATTATTAACGACTAGATTAAAAAATACCTTTCCCAATATTGATGTTGTAAATGTAATTCCATCTTATTCGGTCAGTAATATAGATTTAAATGCAATCGATTTAATTATCTCCACCGTTAATTTAGATATAGAAAACCCCTATTTGATGACTTCTGTATTTCTTAATCATATTGATAAAGAAAATATTAAAAATTGTATAGAATTAATCCAGAATAATAAGAAAACCCCTCATTTTTGTAAGGAAGGGCAATTAGTATCAATAGAAACAGCTGAAATGCACAAAGATGTGGAGGAAATTCAAAAATTATTTGATAAAAAAGAGTTAATCTATTTAAAGGAACAGATCTATGTCTATGTGAAATCAGATTTAAAGGATTTAGTTAAAAGATATACCCTTATGCAGGATAAATTGGAAACCTATATCTTTGTTATATATTATTCAAATTATCAATATTTATCATCTGCTTTAAGGAAGATAATAGAGTAA
- a CDS encoding alanine/glycine:cation symporter family protein produces the protein MDILLNFFNAINGVFWGNFMVFILLGTGIFFSFRLRFPQIRRLKDAFLITFGDFKFGEKANKEGMSSWQSLVTAIAGQVGTGNIAGPATAIMAGGPGAVFWIWLSAFLGMGTIFSEATAAQKYKTTLSDGTVTGGPAYYIRAAFTGKFGKVLAGAFSIFLIIGFGMAAAMVQGNTIADAINNSFGIPPLITGIVVAILLFAVVQGGITRIASTITKIVPIMAIFYTVCGLCILAINFSSIPEAFAMIFKAAFSPRAIGGGFTGIAVRQAMQYGIARGLFSNESGMGSTPHAHAVAKVKHPCDQGLAAMMSVVIDSFIILTISCVLILATGSYQSGAEGIGVIQGAYQSVFGHMGSILITITIFFFCFSTIIAAYFYGGQNFKKLFGVRSVPAYIVLILFFVLFGSIATVSLVWAICDTFNGLMVFANLIGLYGINGVIVKLWKEYEEGGTDLDTTLNTIKKKRAAKKSGAV, from the coding sequence ATGGATATTTTATTGAATTTTTTTAATGCAATTAATGGGGTGTTCTGGGGCAACTTTATGGTTTTCATTTTACTCGGTACTGGAATCTTTTTCTCTTTTAGGCTGAGGTTTCCTCAAATTCGAAGACTGAAGGATGCATTTCTTATTACTTTTGGTGATTTTAAATTTGGGGAAAAGGCAAATAAGGAAGGAATGAGCTCTTGGCAGTCGCTCGTTACAGCTATAGCAGGACAAGTCGGCACAGGAAATATTGCAGGTCCTGCAACAGCTATTATGGCAGGAGGTCCGGGTGCAGTTTTCTGGATTTGGTTAAGTGCTTTCTTGGGGATGGGAACAATATTTTCAGAAGCTACTGCAGCACAAAAATACAAAACAACTTTATCAGACGGGACTGTAACAGGTGGTCCAGCATATTATATAAGAGCTGCATTTACCGGAAAATTTGGAAAAGTTTTAGCGGGAGCATTTTCTATATTTCTTATAATAGGTTTTGGAATGGCTGCCGCAATGGTTCAAGGGAATACCATTGCTGATGCAATAAACAATTCTTTCGGTATACCACCATTAATAACAGGCATTGTAGTGGCTATATTATTATTTGCTGTAGTTCAAGGGGGAATAACAAGAATTGCATCAACAATCACTAAGATCGTTCCTATTATGGCAATATTTTATACTGTGTGTGGACTTTGTATATTAGCAATTAATTTTTCTAGTATACCGGAAGCCTTTGCAATGATTTTTAAAGCTGCTTTTTCACCAAGGGCAATAGGAGGAGGTTTTACAGGTATTGCTGTTAGGCAAGCAATGCAATATGGAATAGCAAGGGGATTGTTTTCCAATGAATCTGGTATGGGTTCCACTCCACATGCTCATGCGGTAGCAAAGGTTAAACATCCTTGTGATCAAGGACTTGCTGCTATGATGTCAGTAGTAATAGATTCATTCATAATCTTAACAATATCTTGTGTATTAATATTAGCTACAGGTTCTTATCAAAGTGGGGCAGAAGGTATAGGTGTCATTCAAGGAGCCTACCAAAGCGTATTTGGACATATGGGTTCTATATTGATTACCATCACCATATTCTTCTTTTGCTTTTCAACAATTATTGCTGCTTATTTCTATGGTGGACAAAACTTCAAGAAGCTTTTTGGTGTCAGATCAGTTCCCGCATATATCGTGTTAATACTTTTCTTTGTTTTATTTGGCTCAATAGCAACAGTAAGCTTAGTTTGGGCAATATGTGATACTTTTAATGGACTAATGGTATTTGCAAATCTCATTGGATTATACGGAATTAACGGCGTTATTGTTAAGCTTTGGAAGGAATATGAAGAAGGTGGAACAGATTTAGATACAACTCTAAATACAATTAAGAAAAAGAGGGCAGCAAAAAAAAGTGGTGCAGTATAA